One part of the Vitis riparia cultivar Riparia Gloire de Montpellier isolate 1030 chromosome 15, EGFV_Vit.rip_1.0, whole genome shotgun sequence genome encodes these proteins:
- the LOC117932466 gene encoding uncharacterized protein LOC117932466 isoform X2, whose amino-acid sequence MRDRSQNQKPLQRGGSLSIEVIQAVQALKCAKRDESSLEREFESKVRCLLKLDMITVLQQLLNQNECLLALKGKNKRDSQNAGCLQS is encoded by the exons ATGAGAGACAGAAGTCAGAATCAGAAGCCATTGCAGAGAGGGGGGAGTCTGAGCATTGAAGTGATTCAGGCAGTGCAGGCACTGAAGTGCGCTAAGAGAGATGAGTCGTCACTGGAGAGAGAGTTTGAGTCGAAGGTTCGATGTTTGTTGAAGCTTGATATGATCACTGTTCTTCAGCAACTTCTGAACCAGAACGAATGTCTTCTGGCCCTAAAG GGGAAAAACAAAAGAGACAGCCAGAATGCTGGATGCTTACAGAGCTGA
- the LOC117932466 gene encoding protein THYLAKOID ASSEMBLY 8-like, chloroplastic isoform X1, producing the protein MRDRSQNQKPLQRGGSLSIEVIQAVQALKCAKRDESSLEREFESKVRCLLKLDMITVLQQLLNQNECLLALKVFDDVRKEYWYKPQVSLYAEIIRVLGSNGLFEQVHLLKNETGLELETESFNALLRSLIDFDMTGPAMECFQLIKTSGCEPKKSSFRILIKGLESKGELDISVTVKLNAQKYFGESLEFLEEEEDMIVGYNYS; encoded by the exons ATGAGAGACAGAAGTCAGAATCAGAAGCCATTGCAGAGAGGGGGGAGTCTGAGCATTGAAGTGATTCAGGCAGTGCAGGCACTGAAGTGCGCTAAGAGAGATGAGTCGTCACTGGAGAGAGAGTTTGAGTCGAAGGTTCGATGTTTGTTGAAGCTTGATATGATCACTGTTCTTCAGCAACTTCTGAACCAGAACGAATGTCTTCTGGCCCTAAAG GTTTTTGATGATGTTCGGAAGGAGTATTGGTATAAGCCTCAAGTTTCACTCTATGCCGAAATTATTAGGGTGCTTGGTAGCAATGGGTTGTTTGAACAGGTTCaccttttgaaaaatgaaactgGTCTAGAGCTTGAAACTGAGAGCTTTAATGCTCTGTTGAGGTCTTTGATTGATTTCGACATGACTGGGCCTGCAATGGAGtgttttcaattaattaaaacatCTGGATGTGAACCCAAAAAGTCCTCATTCAGAATACTGATAAAGGGTTTAGAATCAAAGGGAGAATTGGATATTTCAGTCACTGTAAAGCTGAAtgctcaaaaatattttggtgaATCACTGGAGTTTCTAGAGGAGGAGGAAGACATGATAGTGGGCTACAACTATAGCTGA